GTGAAGGACCGCGAGTTGTGCCGTGCGATGCACGACCAGGCCAAGCTGCCCTTCCTCGAGGTCTTCGTCGACACGCCCCTCGAAGAGTGCGAGAAGCGCGACCCCAAGGGCCTCTACAAGAAGGCCCGCGCGGGCGAGATCAAGGGCTTCACCGGCATCGACGACCCCTACGAGGCCCCCCCCAAGGCCGAACTGGTCCTCAAGACCGCCGGCCGCTCGATCGACGACTGCGTGCAGGAAGTGCTGAGCTTCCTGGAGAGCAAGGGCATCGTCCGGTAGGACATAATCTCATGCCGAAGCTTACCTGTCCCGAGTGCCATCACTCTAAGACGCTTTCGGGCAGGGAGTATCGTCGAATTGTGGTAGCCAACCCTCGCTATTTCTTTGAGGATGATGCGAGACGCTATCCAAGTTTTTGTTGTGTGGCTTGCGGATGGCGTGGCACCCCAGTTGTGCAAGACTGGGAGGTTCCCTCGAAAGTTCCGTGCACGGATTGCGGTAAGCCAATTTCAACAGATCGTATTGATGCGCTGGGCACCCCGTCACGTTGTACCGGATGCCAACTTCGAGTTGAAGCTAACCCGTTCGAGTTGGCGGGCAAGCCCTGTGCAGTCTGCGGGAGCGCACTAGTCATAGAAATCACTGAGTACTCAACAGACTGGCTCGATCCCGGCCCGAAGCGTCACCGAGTCCGCTGTGATGCATGCTCTTATGTGCAGCATCAAGACAAGACACGCGTTGAGCCAGAAACCAAGGATCGACACGCTGACTAGTAGATGTTGTGTTCCACTGTTGCTGAGCGTGCTCCACCCGGTCAATTCTTCATCCGCCGAAGGCGCTGCGGCTTGGCCTTGGGCACCTGCTCGATCAGGCCGCGCGCTTCGAGGTCCTGCTTCACCGTCGTGACGTACCAGAGGACGCTGAGCCCCTTGGGGTATGCGTCTTCGTTCAAATGGTCGACGACCAGGTCGCCCAGGTCGCCGAAGAGCACGCCCTCGTCGTCCTTCGGGATGACCTTCAGCAGCGCCCGCCGCATCTCGTCGTACTTGGTCCTTTCGATGTTGACGCCCGCCTTGCCCTGCGGGTGCAGCGTCATGATCCGCTCGGCCATCCCCACGCCCCTCTCGCTAGCTATTGACAGCATGGGCCGACACGCACCGCTCGATGCGAGCGAACGCCTGCGCCTTGCCCACAAGCTCCAGCGTCTGCCCAAGCCCCGGGCTCACCGTCCCGCCCGTCATCGCCACGCGCAGCGGTTGGGCCGCCTTGCCCATGCCAAGGCCCTTGCCCTCGCACCACTGCTTGATGGCCGCCTCGATCGCCTCGGCCTCGAACGGCTCGACCGCTTCGAGCACCGGCGCCAACTCACGCAGCACCGCCAGTCCCTCGCCGTCGTTCTTCAGCAGCACCTTGTTGACGGCCTTCTCGTCGTACCCGAAGTCGTCCCGCAGCGCGAACGCTACCACGCCCGCCGCCTCACGCAGCACCCGGGTCCGCTGCCTCGCAGCGGCAGCCGCCATCGTCAGCTTGTCGCCCAGGGCCTCAAGCGTCGCCTGGTCGTACCGCTCCAGCCAGGTCCGCCACGCATCGGCGAACTGTTCGTCGCTCATGCGGTTCTGGATCTCGTCGGCGTTGAAGGCCATGAGCTTCTCGCGGTCGAACTTGCTCGCGCTCTTGCCGATGCGGTGCAGGTCGAACTTCTCGACCAGGTACCCCATCGTGAATCGCTCGACGTCGGTGCCGTCCTCGTTCTTCTCGCCCGGGTTCCAGCCCAGCAGCGCAAGGTAGTTGCACAGGACGTGCGGCAGGTACCCGCTGCGCCGGAAGTCCTCCACGTCGATCTCCGGCGGCGTGAAGCCGATGACGCCGGCCAGCCGCATCAGGTCATCGGTCGGCAACTGCGCCCGCTTGTCGCCCATCCACGCCTTGAAGCTCGCGTCGTCGAGCGTGCCCTCGGGCGCCGCATCGATCTTCTGTTCCTTACAGAACGCCCGGACGGCCTTGTCCTTGTCCCGCTTGCTCATCTTGCTGTTGTCGGGGTTGAAGATCAGCGGCAGGTGCGCGTACACCGGCGTGCGATAGCCCAGCGCCTGCTGTAGCGCCACGTGCCGTGGCGTGTTCTGCAGGTGTTCCTGGCCACGCAACACGTGGCTGACGCCCATGGCCTCGTCGTCGACCACCACCGCGAAGTGGTACGTCGGGAAGCCGTCGGCCTTGCGGATCACGAAGTCGTCCAACTCGCCCGCGGCAAAGCGAACCTCGCCCAGCACCGAGTCGGCCACCACCACGTCATGGTCGGGCGCCATGAACCGCACCACGTGCGGCTCGCCCGCCATCATCCGGCTCATGCGTTCCTCTTCGGGAATCTCGAGCGCCGCCCGGTCGTAGCGATACGTCTGATTGGCGTCTTGGGCCGCCTTGCGCTTGGCCTCGAGTTCCTCGGCCGTCTCGAAGGCCGGGTACGCCCGCCCCCGCTCGAGCAACTCGGCCAGCGCCGCGTTGTACTGGTCCACGCGCTCGGCCTGGAAGAACGGCCCCACGCCCCTAAGGTCGCCGCCCAGCCCTTCAAACGCGGGCCCTTCCTGCCACGCGATGCCCAGCCAGGCCAGGTCTTCGAGGATGCCGGCAACCGCCGCCTCGCTGGATCGCTTCTGGTCGGTGTCTTCCACCCGCAACAGGAACGTGCCGTCGTGGCCCTTGGCAAAGGCCCAACAGAACAACGCGGTTCGCGCTCCCCCCACGTGCAGGTGCCCCGTGGGCGAGGGTGCGAACCGCGTGTACACCCCATGGACCGGGGCGGGCTGGCCGTTGGCGGCCGATACGTCTGCGTGTGCGTCGCTCATCGTGCAGATGCTAGCGACGCCACCACGCGCAGGGCATCAGCAGCCGGTGGCGAACAGGTTCTGAAACTCCAGGAAGTCAAAGATGTTGAAGTCGCCGTCGCCGTTGATGTCCGCCTGGGCCTCGCCCTGGTCGAACGCGGTCTGGAACGCCAGGAAGTCGAAGATGGTCAGGTCGCCATCGCCGTCGAAGTCGGCCACGCACGGAGGCAGCACGTCCAGCGCCGCCTCGGCATTCACCAGGCCATAGCCGAAGTCGCCGTCCCAGCCCGGGCTGCCCAGGTCGATGGCCGTATCGATCATGAACTGGCGGACCTCGTCGTTGATGCGCCCGTTGCCGTTGGTGTCCTGGATGCCAGCGCCGATGATCAACGCCGCCACGCCAACGGCGTGGGGCGTGGCCATGGACGTGCCGTCGAGGTTGCCGTACGAGTCATCGCGGTTGGAGGTCGTGGAGTAGACGTCCACGCCCGGCGCCACCAGTTCGAGGTTCGTCCCACCCTGCGAGAAGCTCGCACGACGATCGCGGCTGTCGATGGCGCCCACGGCGATCACGCTGTCGTAGCGTGCGGGCACGCCGATGGGCGCGCCCCCGCCGTTGCCCGACGCCGCAAAGTGGATGATGCCCGCGTCCCAGGTGTTCTGATACGCCGATTCAACGAGCGAGGAATCGCCCAGCGTGAAGCTGCTGTTGGTGACCTGGATGCCGTTGTCCAGCGCCCACTGCAGCGCGTTGATGGCGCCCGACGCCGTCGGTGCGAACGTGCCGACCTTCAGCATGTACAGGTCGGCTTCCGACGCCACGCCGACGATGTTCGAACCATTGGCAACCGCCGCGACGCTGCCGCTGACGTGCGTGCCGTGGCTGAACGGGTCGCTGAAATCGTCGCTCATGATCGAGAAGTCGTATCCGAACACGAAGTTGTCGGCGATGTCTTCGTGGGTGTGCCGCAGGCCCGAGTCCATGACGCCCACGGCCACGCCCGTGCCCCGCTGTCCGCCGGTGTGCGTGTTCTCGCAGCCAACGCGGCGCACGCCCCACACCTGGTCATACTCGGTCGTGTACTGGCCGATGCCGTTGGGCTCCACGCCCACCACACGGGCATCGAGCGCACGCAGCTGAGCCTCGGCCCCGGCGGGCAGGCTCGCGTGCATGCCCGGCGCCACCGTCCAGACCTGGTGTACGACGCCGCCAAGCGACTCGACCAGCGCCACGTCGGCGGGGGTCGGGTTGCTGACGAACTCGATGAGCACGTCGGCCATCGGGGTCACGGTCTCATCGGCCTGGGCGGTCGAGCCCAGAGGGCCACACACGGACAACACGGCCGCGGCGGCGGTCAGTCGGGCAGGCTGCATATCAAACTCCTAACAGTTTCGATGGGCAGGAAACGAGCGAAACCGGGCGGGCCATCCCGGCCGCCCACCACCTGCCAGCATACCGCGCTCCGCTGGCGTGCACGGCTGGCTGGCGGTCTTTTGGGTCTACGTACCCAACCATCCGCCGTTACAACCGGTGCGGTTTCGCCTCGTTGGCGCGGGTTCACCATGCCATAACGCAGGCTTGGCCCCACATGTATGATGGAGCGTGGCCGCTCGTGGGCCCGGGGCCGCCCCAGGCCCCATGCCAGGCCACGCCAACCCGCTCGGCGGCAACGACGGGCACGGACCCGCGACGTGCCGCCCAATCCGACGGAGGCGCCCCTATGGCTGTTCGCAATCCTTCAACGATCCGCAACCTCCTCCTGGCCGGCCACGCCGGCGCCGGCAAGACCCTGCTCGTCGAGCGACTGCTCAACGCCGCCGGCGCCACCAACCGCATGGGCTCGATCGAAGACGGCAACACCGTCACCGACTGGACCGACGAGGCCAAGAAGCATGGCCACAGCCTGACCAGCAGCCTGGCCCATTACGAACGCAACGACACGCTTGTCTCCCTCATCGATACGCCCGGCCTGGCCGACTTCTTTGGCCAGGCCATCGCCGGCCTGCCCGCCGCGGGCCTGGTGGGCGTGGTCGTCGATGCCGCCAAGGGAATCGAGACCAGCACGCGCCGCATCATGTCCGTCGCCGAGCAGCGCAACATTCCGCGCATGATCATCGTGAACAAGATCGACGACGCACAGGCCGACCTCGAAGGACTGATCGCCAAGATCCGCGAGACCTTCGGCAACGTGTGCGTGCCCGTCAACCTGCCCGCGGCCGACCGCGAGGGCGTCGTCGACGTGCTGGGCGAAGACACCAGCGGCGATACGCTCTTCAGCGACGTCGAGACGGCCCACACCAGGATCGTCGAGCAGGTCGTGGAGGTCGAAGACGGCCTGATGACCCAGTACCTCGAGGGCGGCGCCGCCTCGCTCGACCGCAAGGCCGTGCACGATGCCTTCGAGAGGGCCCTGCGCGAAGCCCACCTGGTGCCCATCTGCTTCGTGAGCGCCAAGACCGGCGCGGGCGCCGATGCCCTGCTGGACCTCATCGAGAGCCAGTGCCCCAGCCCGTTGGAGACCAACCCGCGCACGTTCGAGAAGCTCGACGACGACGGCAAGCTCATCGAGAGCTTCGAGCCCAAGCCCGACGCAAGCCAGCCGCTTCTGGCCCACGTCTTCAAGGTCGCCAGCGACCCGTTCGTGGGCAAGCTGGGCATCATGAAGATCCACCAAGGCACGCTGAAGGTCAAGGACGAGGTGTACTTCGGCGACGGTCGCAAGCCCGTCCGCGTGAACACGCTCTTCCGCCTCCAGGGCAAGGATCACGTAGACGTCACCGAGGCGGGCCCGGGTGAGATCGTCGCCGTCAGCAAGATCGACGAGATCGAGTTCAACACCGTCGTGCACGCCCACGCCAACGAACACCTCCGCCTGCGGCCGCTGCCGCTGCCCAAGCCCATGTTCGGCCTGGCCGTCGCCTTGTCAAACCACAAGGACGAATCCAAGTTCGGCCCCGCCATCGCCAAGTTGCAAGCCGAAGATCCCTGCTTCATCATGGACCGCGTCGTCGCCACCAAGGAGACCGTGCTGCGCGGGCTGGGCGAGATGCACCTGCGCGTCATGCTCGAACGCATGAAGAGCCAGTACGGCATCGAGGTCGAGACCCACCAGCCCAAGATCGCCTACAAGGAAACCGTCACCGCCAACGCCGAGGGCCACCACCGCCACAAGAAGCAGTCGGGCGGCTCAGGTGAGTTCGGCGAGGTCTATCTCCGCGTGGCGCCCCTCAATGGTGAAGCCGCCGAGCACGGCGAGCACTTCGAGTTCGTGAACGCCACCGTGGGCGGCTCCATCCCCAAGCAGTTCATGCCCGCGATCGAGAAGGGCATCCGCCAGGCGCTCACCGAGGGCGCCATCGCCGGATACCCCATGGAAGGCGTGAAGGTCGAGGTCTACGACGGCAAGTACCACGCCGTCGACTCCAAAGAAGTGGCCTTCATCAAGGCCGGAAAGCGCGCCTTCGTCGATGCCTGTCGCAAGGCAAAGCCTGCGCTGCTCGAGCCGTTCGTCGAGGTCGAGGTCACCGCCCCGGCCCAGTACATGGGCGACATCACCGGCGACCTGTCGACCAAGCGCGGCCGAGTGCAGGACTCCATGGTCGACGGCGATACCTGCACCGTTCGCGCCGTGGCGCCCCTGGGCATGCTCCAGAACTACGCCAACGAACTCAAGAGCATGACCCACGGCGCTGGCAGCTACGTCATGGACTACAGCCACGACGAACGTACGCCGCCGAACGTCCAGGCCGAAGTCATCGCGGCGTATGACCCCCACGCCGACGACGACTGAATCAGAGCGAGCATCACCTGATCACCAACGACAACGCCGCGCGCAGGAGCACGCGGCGTTGTTCATCGAGAGTGGAGCCGGGGGGAATCGAACCCCCGTGTCGGATCGGCAGCCATGGCGCCTCTACGCGTGTAGTCGGCGATTTGATCTCGGCCTGTGCACGGGCGCCGACGCCCTTGCCTTCGGCCCAGCCACCGGTGAACCTCCTCGCCAACACGCCCGGAAGCGCCACGTGTTGACCAGCCCGATGTCGTCGTCCCCCTTCCCTATCGGGCGTCGAGAGGGGGACGGGCTACGTTAAGCAGCCAGAGCGTACTGCGGTTCGGCAGTTGTTGGTTTTGTGTGCCGGTTACGAGGAGAGCACACCTCTCGACGCGCCACACCATGCCTCACACGTCCGATCGAATCCATATCGGCCCCAAGTTGTCGCCCCGACCATCAGGCCGCGGGCACGGACTATAGAGAGCGATCCATTGCCGGGCCGCCCGTTCTGGGAACCCCACCAGCATCATCGCCTATTCCGCCACCCGACTCCATACACTGGTCAATGCCCCCGCCCACGAGCCTTGCCGTCCTCATCTGCGCCGCCGGCTCGGGCAGCCGCTTCGGCACCAGTTCTGGAAGCAAACTCGACCAGGACATGCACGGCAAGCCGGTGCTCCATCGAGCGGTGGAGCCCTTTCTTTCCCAGCCAGGAGTTGGCTCGGTCCTCGTCGCCGGCCCCGCAGATGCCTCGCAGCTCGCCGCGTTTCGCGAGCGGCACGAGGCCGCCCTGACGCCGCTGGGAGTCACCATCTGCCCCGGCGGCAAGGCCGAACGCTACGAGACCGTCGCCGCGGGGCTCGACGTTCTCCGCTCTCGCGCGTCCGGCGAGCAGGCCGTGCTGATCCACGACGCGGCGCGGCCGTGCGCGTCCCGGGCACTCGTGCGTCGCGTGATCGACGCCTTGGGAGATGCGGCGGCGGTCGTGCCCGCGATTCCAGTAGCCGACACGCTGAAGCGTGGCCGGCCAACCGAAGGTAATCGAGCCTTTGTCGAGGAAACCGTCGATCGCCGAAGCCTCTACGCATGCCAGACGCCCCAGGGCTTCACGAGAGAGCTCATCTCACGGGCGTACGCCCAGCACGACCTGCAGAGCACCGACGACGCGCAGCTCGTCGAACGCCTGGGCGAACCAGTCACGCTCCTACCAGGCGATCCGAGGAACCTGAAGATCACAAGGCCCGAGGATCTCGCGCTGGCACGTGCGATCTGGCCGACGCTGGCGTCGGATGCCTAGCCCCAGGGCTCAATACCGACGGATGACGCCGCGCACCACGCCCTGCACTTCGCAGTGCTTGACGCGGATGGGCTCGAAGTCGGGGTTCGCTGGCTGCAGGCGGATGTGATCGGATTCCCGGTAGAACGTCTTGAGCGTGGTGGCGCCATCGGGCAGCAGAGCCACGACGCGATCACCGTTGTGGGCTGTGGGGCTGCGCTCGATCAGCACGTAGTCGCCGTCGAGAATGCCCTCGTCGCGCATCGAATCGCCGTCGACCTTGAGAGCGAACATGGAACGGCTGGAGTCCGAGGGATTACCCACGAGTTGTTGCAGGTCGATCTCGTCGCTGTCGGCGACCTTCTCGATCGGGTAGCCCGCGGCGATCTTGCCGACCAGCGGATAGCGGAACGGCCGGGACTCGTCGGGAACCGAGACGCCCTCAGCAATCGACAAAGAGCGTGCCCTGTTGGGCTCGCGCACCAGAGCGCCCTTCTTGATGAGCGCCTCGACGTGCTCGAATACGGTCACCTTGCTGACGCCGATTTCGTCGGCGAGTTCCTGCATCGTTGGCGAATAGCCTCGGCGGATCCGCCAGTCGCGGATGAGCCGAAGAATGCGAAGCTGCTTGGGTGTCAGGTTCATGGGGGCGTACCTCGTTCTCTCGCGGCACGGTGACCAGGGGCATGGGCCCGCGGCGCAGAGCGTGCTGCGTGGCTCCCGTCCCAGCTTCGGAACTGGTCCGGGCCGGTCTGGGTGTGTTGTTCGTGCTCTCCGAGCGCCGGTCGGCCGACGCTCCCTCCAACGACCCGGGCGCCGCCCGGGCCACGTTCTCTTGCTCGCATACCGCGCCACGTGCCGGGTCGCGCACGCTGACAAGGCGAATGGCGCCCAGGGCCAGCCCCACGAGTTCGCCCAGGAGTTCCCTCCAATCCTGGGCGCTCCACGACTGGGTGGCCTGCGACGCGGTTGCCTGTGCGTCGCCGCGAACAAAATCGCCGCCGGGTCCCAGCATGACCAGCGCACCTTCGCCCCGGCATCCGTCTGCGACCTCAATCGGAAGGGACGTGGCGGCGAGTTGGCTTGGGTGGGCGATCATGCCAGATTCATCGGATCACGCGGTCATGGTGTTCGATATTTTTTCGGACTTCTGTTCGGATTACTGTAGCAAGCCAGATCCCTGATATCAAACGATCCGCCGACTCGTCCGGGCCCCTCGGCCATGCTAGGCAATACCCTTACCGATTCCGAACAAGCCTGAGACCTTCCCTGCGGATCCGCCGCCGAATCTCCAGCAGCGTCACCACCGCACGGACCTGTTCCGGCGGCAGGTCGACGCGCTCGCAAAGCTGGTCGAGCGTCAAGGCTTCGGCCAGCGCGTCGAGCACGCGATCTTCCATGTTGTTCGGTGTCCGATCGCGCCCGGTTCCCTCTGGTGCAACCTCTTCTTCCGAAGAGGCCCCGAACAGGTCGGGAGCGGGGTACTGGCGGTCCCGGAGAGACCCCAGGGCTTCTTCAACGTCGGCGGGCGTGGCCACGAGCGTCACGCCGTCGCGGATCAGCGCATGGCAGCCGCGGCTGGATTCCACGTCGACGCGCCCCGGCACGGCCATGACTTCCCGCCCCATCTCACCCGCCAGCCGGGCGGTGATGAGCGCCCCGCTCTTCGCCCCCGCCTCGATCACGACAATGCCGCGCGAGAGGCCGGCGATGATGCGGTTGCGGGCGGGGAAGTTCTTGGCCTCGGGCCGGCAGTGCATGGGCAACTCGGATACCACCGCCCCGCCGCGCTCGGTGATCTGCTCGAACAGTTCGGCATTCTCGGCCGGGTAGGCGTGGTCGAGTCCGCAGCCCAGCACGGCGACCGTGACGCCGCCGCATCGAAGCGCCGCGTGATGGGCCGCCGTGTCGATCCCCCGGGCGCCGCCCGACACGATCGACCAGCCGCCCTGGGCCAGGACGCCGGCGAAACGTCCGGCCTGGTCGATGCCATACGCCGAGCACTTGCGCGCTCCGACAAGCCCAACGCCTGCGCGTTGGAGCGCCTCGACCGATCCACGCACGTACAGCAGTGCCGGGGCGTGCTCGTCGCCAGCCAATTGCGGCGGGTAATCGGGATGATCGAACGGCAGCAGCTGCACGCCGGCCTCGAGCGCATGCTCATATCGCTGCTCGACCTCGGCACGCGCCGTCTTCAGCCCCGCGGCCAGCTTGCGGGCCAGGGCGTCGCCCACGGAAGGGACGGCGGCGAGTTGCGCCATCGACGCGGTCAGCGCCGCCTCGGGACCGCCCATGATGGAAACCAGGCGGCGGATCCGCCGGGGGCCCAGCTCGGGCACCAGCGTGAGCGCGAGGATCGCCCGGGCCGAGGGCCGGCTCTCGGCGGGCGTCGTCCTGGGCGTGCCGACTACGGACATCCGCGATTCCCTCCGGGATCCTCTGTCGCCATGGTAGCCCCCAAGCGACAGGCCCGGACAACCCCCTCACACGTCGTCAGGCCTGCTTGACTACTACGCTTGTGGCCGGGGCCCGGCGATCGACCGCCGCTGGTAGCTTTCTTACAAGGACGCCACCGACGGCGCCGATCGGGAGCAGGATGTTCCAGCCCATTCGCACAGCCGGGGTCAGGGCCTGGGCCGGCCTCTTCGGCCCGGCCGGCCTGGCGCGAGCCCACCTCGCCCATCCGGGCTCGGGAACGATGGCGGTGCTGCTTGCCACGGGCCTGATCGTGAGCCTCGTGGCGGCCAGTTGCCAGTGGCCGCAGCGCACGCGCACCGTGCTGGGCCCGACCGATGGCACTTGGGAAGTCTCCAGCGTCTGGATCGGCCAGGAGCCGACGATCCGGGTGCGCATCGCCGAACCGACGCGCGAGATCCTCGTCGCGGGGGCGCGCCTCGTGCTCGCGCGCGACGCGACGGGCGGGGTCAAGATCTATCGAACTCCCCTGCTGGCCCGCGCCTCGGCCGGCACGCTCGAGTTCCAGGAACCCGGCGGCGCCACGCACCGGCTGTCCGGGGACGTGACGCTCGAGTCGGCCGACCCGCGCGAGGCGGGTTACGCAAGCCCGGGCACGCTTGCCTGGTTCAAGGACGCACCGACCATTGCCGTGCAAGGCGTGCCATACGCCGGCTCGGTCACGCTCAGCGCGTCGGCGGCGGGCGTGCAGGCGGTGAACGAGATCGAGCTGGAGCGGTACGTCGCGGCGGTCGCCTCGCGCGAGCTCTATCCGTCGTGGGACCTGGCCGCCTACGAAGCCCAGTGCATCGCCGCACGCTCTTATGCGTTGCAGTCGATGGAACTGGCCGAGCGGCGCGGCCGCGCGTGGCAGGTCGAGAGCGGCACGATCGACCAGGCCTACCCCGGGCACACCGAGCACGAGCAGAGCATTAGGGCGGCGATCAACACCCGCGGCCGGGTGCTGGCCTACGGCGGGGGCGTGCTGCGTGCCTATTACAGCAGCACCAGCGGCGGGCGCAGCGGCTCGGCGGCCGATACCTGGCCGACCGGCCCGGGCTATGAATACAACCTGGTGCCGCCGCTGCAAGCTGGCGTGGGCGGCGTGGCTATCCACGCCAGCGAGGCGTCGCGCTTTCACCGCTGGCAGGTCGTGCGCAGCACCGACGACGTGACCAGGCGGCTGCGCGCATGGGGGGAGCGTGCCGGCCACTCGCTCAAGAACGCCCGCGCGGTGACCAACATCGAGGTCGCGCGCACCAACCGCGTCGGCCGACCAGCCCAGTATCGCGTGGGCGAGCGCAACGGCGTGTCGCACGTGCTCAGCGCCGAGCAGCTCCGCATCGCCCTGAACGCCGACGCCAAAGGGCTCGAGGACGTCGGCGGCGAAGAGCGCGTGCGCAGCGGCGACTTCGAGGTCACCGCCGCCGGCTCGCGCTTCGTGATCCGCGGCCGCGGCTTCGGCCACGGCGTGGGCATGTGCCAGTTCAGCGCGCAGGCCCTGGCCCAGCGCGGGTGGAACGCCGAGCGCATCCTGCTGAACTTCTATCCGGGTGCGGAGATCGAAAGGGCGTACTGACGACCCTCCGAGGCAGAACACGTGCCGCGTCGTGTCGGGCTGCGACGCATCGGAGGCCACGTGGTGCGCGTTGCGCTTCGCTGGCTTCCCAGATAGATTGCAAGACGGCTGCCCCGCGATGCTGCGGCAACGCAGCCGGCGCATCGTCTAGACTTGTCTGGGAGTTCGCCCTCGCATGTGTCAGACGCCGGAGAATTGGCACGCAGAGCTTCTGCATCAATGCCGAGCGGGCGATCAGCGCGCTTGGGCGGAGCTGGTGTCCGAGTTCGGGCCGCTGGTTTTCGCCGTTGCACGACGCGTTGGCTTGTCCGAGGACCGCTGCGAGGATGCGGCGCAGTCAACTTTTGCCGCACTTGCGAGCAACCTCCGACGGATCAAGGAGCCTGCGGCATTGCCAGGGTGGCTCGCAACGACCGCTCGTCGGGAAGCAGTTCGGATATCGAAAGATGTCGCCAGGCGGCGCGGCAATCCGCTCGCCAATGAGCCGGAGGCTCCACCCGAGCATGCATGGCTCGATGAACTCGAGACTCATCAGCGATTACGAACGGCTTTCGGCAAACTCGGGCCTGCGTGTCGCAATCTGCTCAGGGCCCTGTACTTTGAAGGGACATCGCCCGACTACCGGGGTGTTGCCGAGCGTCTGGACATGGCCGTGGGCAGTATCGGTCCTACTCGGCAACGTTGTCTCTTGAGACTGGCCGAAATCTTTACGGGGTCTCCCTGATTTTTTGCCCTGCCGAGGGAAAGGTCGCGATCTTGCGGCATGCTGCTGTATCAGCAGGCGGCTGAATACCTCTAAAGGGGCATGATGGACCATCAGGACATCCCGCCAGAGATCGCCGATCCGCTCCGTCGCGCAGCGGCGCTTGAGCCGTTGTTTGCCGTTGACCGTGGCGTGCTCGATCGCATCGCGGCCGCGACCGCGCCGACGACGCCCGGCAACCTGGCGAATTCCCTGGGAGAGTTGGTCTTGACGCTCGTCGAAGGTTCCACCGGCGGCCTGCGACCGGCATATCGCGCCGGTGTGAATCCGACGCACGCCGTTCGCAAGATGACCTTTGCGGCCGGCGGCCTCCGGCTCTCGCTCATGCTTGACCCCGGGACACCCGGGCTGCCGCTGGACCTGCCGGCAGCGTACCGGGTGCTCGGCCGTGTCTTGGGGGCCAAAGCCATGCAGGACTGCGCGGTGCGATTCCGGTCGTCGCAAGGCGTCAAGGCTACAACCCTCGATTCGCATGGGTTCTTCGAATTGACGCTCGATCCGGGCGTGTACCGGTTGGAAATCGCGTTGTCGGACCCGGAGACGCAATTGGTCGTGCCACAACTCGACGTTGGGACCAGCGGAGTCGAGTAATCCATGGGCTCCGTGCTCGACCAGATTGAGGTCGTGTTGACGCGGAAGAGCACGCGGCCGGACGAACTGCGCGCATTGGCCAGCGATCTCAAGCAACTCGCGCTAACCGACCTGAAGCAAGCCGTGACAATCGCCGAGCGTTTGGCCAGCCTGCCGGTGGCCGATGATGCGCTGGCCGTTGATTTGCTTACCGCCCGGGCACACGTCCTGAGCTATGCCACCCGATTCGATGACGCGACGAGCCTGCTGACCCAAGCTGCACGGATCGCTGACCGCACCGGCGATATCGGCGCTTTGGCCCAAGTCCGGCTCACGGCGGTGCAACCGTTGGCCCGCGCCGGGCGGTTCGAGGAAGCCCAGCACGCCGCCGAGGCCGCCTGCGATGCGTTTTCCGCTCGCGACGATTCGATTGGTCAGGGCAAGAGCAAGCTGAATCTGGGCATCGTCCTTCGCATGCGCGGCCTGCCGTCGGATGCCTTGCAGGCATTCAATGC
This genomic stretch from Phycisphaerales bacterium harbors:
- the dprA gene encoding DNA-processing protein DprA, with the translated sequence MSVVGTPRTTPAESRPSARAILALTLVPELGPRRIRRLVSIMGGPEAALTASMAQLAAVPSVGDALARKLAAGLKTARAEVEQRYEHALEAGVQLLPFDHPDYPPQLAGDEHAPALLYVRGSVEALQRAGVGLVGARKCSAYGIDQAGRFAGVLAQGGWSIVSGGARGIDTAAHHAALRCGGVTVAVLGCGLDHAYPAENAELFEQITERGGAVVSELPMHCRPEAKNFPARNRIIAGLSRGIVVIEAGAKSGALITARLAGEMGREVMAVPGRVDVESSRGCHALIRDGVTLVATPADVEEALGSLRDRQYPAPDLFGASSEEEVAPEGTGRDRTPNNMEDRVLDALAEALTLDQLCERVDLPPEQVRAVVTLLEIRRRIRREGLRLVRNR
- a CDS encoding SpoIID/LytB domain-containing protein: MFQPIRTAGVRAWAGLFGPAGLARAHLAHPGSGTMAVLLATGLIVSLVAASCQWPQRTRTVLGPTDGTWEVSSVWIGQEPTIRVRIAEPTREILVAGARLVLARDATGGVKIYRTPLLARASAGTLEFQEPGGATHRLSGDVTLESADPREAGYASPGTLAWFKDAPTIAVQGVPYAGSVTLSASAAGVQAVNEIELERYVAAVASRELYPSWDLAAYEAQCIAARSYALQSMELAERRGRAWQVESGTIDQAYPGHTEHEQSIRAAINTRGRVLAYGGGVLRAYYSSTSGGRSGSAADTWPTGPGYEYNLVPPLQAGVGGVAIHASEASRFHRWQVVRSTDDVTRRLRAWGERAGHSLKNARAVTNIEVARTNRVGRPAQYRVGERNGVSHVLSAEQLRIALNADAKGLEDVGGEERVRSGDFEVTAAGSRFVIRGRGFGHGVGMCQFSAQALAQRGWNAERILLNFYPGAEIERAY